GAGTACCACGAGTGAACCTACTGGGGCACAAATAGGACTCACACATTGTTTAAGTTAAACTTCAGGAATCTTTGCTCTTTTAGTAATTTTCAAGAAGGATTTCGAAATGTGAAATCCCCCACTGATTGTAAAAGTCAATATTATATTCCGTCAACATTTTATTCCAATAAGTCTTGAACTTGTTAGAAGTTGTAATACTTCATTACCATCCTTGTGTATGTTCTGCATAATTGAAGCTCCCCATGCTTTGTTCTTTCTTGACTGTGTACTATGAGGATGCGTTTGATTAAACTGTACAACTAAAGCTTTTTTAAGTTACAGTAGGTGATAATACAATAATTGATGTGTAACAATAGAATGTTGTAATTCTACAACCCTTTAATCACAAACATCCTCTGACAGATTCTGTTTGCTCTACAGGTGTGGATGGGATTCAAACCCATGATCAGAGAATAGAACTGCTCTGTGgttcatgacttttgcaaaggATCCGCCCATTTCCTCCCGTCCCACACTGGGTACCACGAGTGAACCTACTGGGGCACAAATAGGACTCACACGTTGGTTGTGATTGAAATTTAGGAATCTTTGCTCTTTTGGTAATTTTCAAGTAAGATTTCAAAGATATGAAATCCCCCACTGATTGTAAAAGTCAATATTGAATCACAATAAGTCTTAACTCTTGAACTGTGTTAATAGTCGATTACTGCAAACACAAGTTGTCGGTCCTTTGTACATTTAACTTTCCTTTCTAAGGTTGAGGCTGTTTAAGCTGTATGAccaaagctttttaaaagttaCATTAGGTGATAATACAATAATTGATGTGTAACAATAGAATGTTGTAATTCTACAACCCTTTAATCACAAACATCCTCTGACAGATCCCGTTTGCTCTACAGGTGTGGACGGGATTCAAACCCATGATCAGAGAATAGAACTGCTCTGTGTTTCATGACATTTCCTCCCGTCCCACATCGAGTACCACGAGTGAACCTACTGAGGCACAAATAGGAGTCACACGTTGTTTAAGTTAAACTTTAGGAATCTTTGCTCTTTTAATAATTTTCAAGAAGGatttcaaaaatgtgaaatcCCCCACCTACTgtaaatgtcaacatttttattctatttatacattttattccaATAAGTCTTGAACTTGTCAGAATTTGTAATACATCTGCCAGATCCTGTTTGCTCTACAGGTGTGGACGGGATTCAAACCCATGATCAGAGAGTAGAACTGCTCTGTGTTTCATGACATTTCCTCCCGTCCCACATCGAGTACCACGAGTGAACCTACTGGGGCACAAATAGGACTCACACATTGTTTAAGTTAAACTTCAGGAATCTTTGCTCTTTTAGTAATTTTCAAGAAGGatttcaaaaatgtgaaatcCCCCACGGATTGTAAAAGTCAATATCATATTCTGTCAACATTTCATTCCAATAAGTATTGGACTTGTTAGAAGTTGTAATACTTCATTACCATCCTTGTGTATGTTCTGCATAATTGAAGCTCCCCATGCTTTGTTCTTTCTTGACTGTTTACTATGAGGATGCGTTTGATTAAACTGTACAACTAAAGCTTTTTTAAGTTACAGTAGGTGATAATACAATAATTGATGTGTAACAATAGAATGTTGTAATTCTACAACCCTTTAATCACAAACATCCTCTGACAGATTCTGTTTGCTCTACAGGTGTGGATGGGATTCAAACCCATGATCAGAGAATAGAACTGCTCTGTGGTTCATGACATTTCCTCCCGTCCCACATCGAGTACCACGAGAGAACCTACTGGGGCACAAATAGGACTCACACATTGTTTAAGTTAAACTTCAGGAATCTTTGCTCTTTTAGTAATTTTCAAGAAGGatttcaaaaatgtgaaatcCCCCACTGATTGTAAAAGTCAATATTATATTCCGTCAACATTTTATTCCAATAAGTCTTGAACTTGTTAGAAGTTGTAATACTTCATTACCATCCTTGTGTATGTTCTGCATAATTGAAGCTCCCCATGCTTTGTTCTTTCTTGACTGTGTACTATGAGGATGCGTTTGATTAAACTGTACAACTAAAGCTTTTTTAAGTTACAGTAGGTGATAATACAATAATTGATGTGTAACAATAGAATGTTGTAATTCTACAACCCTTTAATCACAAACATCCTCTGACAGATTCTGTTTGCTCTACAGGTGTGGATGGGATTCAAACCCATGATCAGAGAATAGAACTGCTCTGTGgttcatgacttttgcaaaggATCCGCCCATTTCCTCCCGTCCCACACTGGGTACCACGAGTGAACCTACTGGGGCACAAATAGGACTCACACGTTGGTTGTGATTGAAATTTAGGAATCTTTGCTCTTTTGGTAATTTTCAAGTAAGATTTCAAAGATATGAAATCCCCCACTGATTGTAAAAGTCAATATTGAATCACAATAAGTCTTAACTCTTGAACTGTGTTAATAGTCGATTACTGCAAACACAAGTTGTCGGTCCTTTGTACATTTAACTTTCCTTTCTAAGGTTGAGGCTGTTTAAGCTGTATGAccaaagctttttaaaagttaCATTAGGTGATAATACAATAATTGATGTGTAACAATAGAATGTTGTAATTCTACAACCCTTTAATCACAAACATCCTCTGACAGATCCCGTTTGCTCTACAGGTGTGGACGGGATTCAAACCCATGATCAGAGAATAGAACTGCTCTGTGTTTCATGACATTTCCTCCCGTCCCACATCGAGTACCACGAGTGAACCTACTGAGGCACAAATAGGAGTCACACGTTGTTTAAGTTAAACTTTAGGAATCTTTGCTCTTTTAATAATTTTCAAGAAGGatttcaaaaatgtgaaatcCCCCACCTACTgtaaatgtcaacatttttattctatttatacattttattccaATAAGTCTTGAACTTGTCAGAATTTGTAATACATCTGCCAGATCCTGTTTGCTCTACAGGTGTGGACGGGATTCAAACCCATGATCAGAGAGTAGAACTGCTCTGTGTTTCATGACATTTCCTCCCGTCCCACATCGAGTACCACGAGTGAACCTACTGGGGCACAAATAGGACTCACACATTGTTTAAGTTAAACTTCAGGAATCTTTGCTCTTTTAGTAATTTTCAAGAAGGatttcaaaaatgtgaaatcCCCCACGGATTGTAAAAGTCAATATCATATTCTGTCAACATTTCATTCCAATAAGTATTGGACTTGTTAGAAGTTGTAATACTTCATTACCATCCTTGTGTATGTTCTGCATAATTGAAGCTCCCCATGCTTTGTTCTTTCTTGACTGTTTACTATGAGGATGCGTTTGATTAAACTGTACAACTAAAGCTTTTTTAAGTTACAGTAGGTGATAATACAATAATTGATGTGTAACAATAGAATGTTGTAATTCTACAACCCTTTAATCACAAACATCCTCTGACAGATTCTGTTTGCTCTACAGGTGTGGATGGGATTCAAACCCATGATCAGAGAATAGAACTGCTCTGTggttcatgacatttgcaaaggATCCGCCCATTTCCTCCCGTCCCACACTGGGTACCACGAGTGAACCTACTGGGGCACAAATAGGACTCACACGTTGGTTGTGATTGAAATTTAAGAATCTTTGCTCTTTTGGTAATTTTCAAGTAAGATTTCAAAGATATGAAATCCCCCACTGATTGTAAAAGTCAATATTGAATCACAATAAGTCTTAACTCTTGAACTGTGTTAATAGTCGATTACTGCAAACACAAGTTGTCGGTCCTTTGTACATTTAACTTTCCTTTCTAAGGTTGAGGCTGTTTAAGCTGTATGAccaaagctttttaaaagttaCATTAGGTGATAATACAATAATTGATGTGTAACAATAGAATGTTGTAATTCTACAACCCTTTAATCACAAACATCCTCTGACAGATCCCGTTTGCTCTACAGGTGTGGACGGGATTCAAACCCATGATCAGAGAATAGAACTGCTCTGTGTTTCATGACATTTCCTCCCGTCCCACATCGAGTACCACGAGTGAACCTACTGGGGCACAAATAGGAGTCACACGTTGTTTAAGTTAAACTTTAGGAATCTTTGCTCTTTTAGTAATTTTCAAGAAGGatttcaaaaatgtgaaatcCCCCACCTACTgtaaatgtcaacatttttattctatttatacattttattccaATAAGTCTTGAACTTGTTAGAATTTGTAATACATTTGCCAGATCCTGTTTGCTCTACAGGACGGGATTCAAACCCATGATCAGAGAGTAGAACTGCTCTGTGTTTCATGACATTTCCTCCCGTCCCACATCGAGTACCACGAGTGAACCTACTGGGGCACAAATAGGACTCACATGTCGGTTGGTGATGACATTTTTAGAATCTTTGCTCTCAGGTAATTCTGAGGAGGATTTCAAAGATGTGAAACCCCCCACTGGTTGTAAATGTTGAGTCACTGTTGGTTCTTCACATCAACTCTTATTCTCCTATAAATCTGATGGTGGTTTATATTCTCtaacataaaacatttttaagttGTATTTCAACAACCCATTCGTCAGATACTGTATCTGTTTGACTTAGTTTGAAGAGACACCTTTGCATTTGCTCTGAGAAAGGCAGCAGAAAATACCTGCACGGACAGACTCCAGCTGTGGAAGTTGGAGGTGATGTTCTTCTCAATCAGGGACTGCAGCAGATCCTTGGGGAAACCTCGAAAGACTCGGCTGGACAGGGCCGCTGAAGAGGACGGAGGTCCGGAGAAGCAGTTCACAAGAGAGGGAACGTCACATTTTTAGTCATAACTTCGGTCTCTTGTCTGCCGGGTTGGAGATGAGGGTTAACGGGCGAGGAGAGCCATGTGCAGGCTCATTCGCATGGGATCCACCCAAATCCAATCGCATGGAGCACCGCGAGTTATAGCGCTGTGGTTCACAGCTTGGTGCTACATTAATGTACGTAtggtgtctctttgtgtgacTAAAAGACCAACTGGCTGCCTGGACGTAGTCAAATCTGTCCATCTAGGTCTAAACTGGAATTGTTGGAAAAGGGACTATTCATACATTATGACACTATCTCTAAACCTTGTTTGACAGAAAACGAACAGGCCAACAGTTGCTGGGAGGAAATCGAGCGGCGAACAGGGACGGAGAAGGACACCTGGTGTGAGCGTGAGCGGTAGAGCCACGGCCTTGGTGTCGGTGAGGGTCAGCAGGTTCTTGTGGGCCGTGATGACGGACAGCTGCTGGAAGCCCTGACAAGTCCCCCAGATGGGGAAGTGGTCGCCGCCGTCGTTGGCCTGCGGAGGACCGGAGACAAGGAGAATCAGCCAGACGGGATCCCGCCATCTCGAACGAACGGATAATCAATGAAAGCTGATGGACCAGCTGATTGATTCACTACGAATGTATTTAACAGATTTTGGATCATCTTGTAATGCTGCTCAAGAAAAGAGTTTGATTACATAGAATAATAATAGAGTAATTCTTTTCAGGGAAGTTTGAAGGCCCAGGCGTTGAAGATGAGAGATGACTCTTTTCTTAATCGTTTATTTCTTCTTACAAATTAATGGTTGAGAGAATGGAAGATGTTTCATATTTCACCTTCAGAGCCAATCGGTAAAAGATCCTGGCTGCTCGACTGAACTGCGACTTTTGAAGGTCCACATCTCCtcccggcagcagcagcctgagggAAACACTCAGATTTAGATTCAGAAGCTCTGAGATGTTCTCTACATATGACATGATAACATGAACACAATATTACAAAACCGGCTGTTTGAAGCCTTCGACTAGGTTAAAGATCTTCAACTGAGCTGCAACAAACCAATAAATCACTCAACTTACCAATGAAAACCCAAATAGAGAACCCCGGTTTACTCACCCATTTATTGAGTTAAAGATGTTAGCGTATTCTTCTTCTGTGCGATTGATTCTGGGGACCAGAAGAGGCATAAATTCCATTTACAGTTCACACCCACGTTGGTCCAAAACACCCACCGTTTCATCCTACACGACAAGTTAAGTTGTCCTAATTGGGATGTGAATGGTGGAGTTATGACATAATGCTCATAATGCTCCTTCGCAGCAAACACGTGTGGGAAACGGATCAGCCGGAAAGCTTCAACGcttcccttcagctgcagctaTGGAACCTATTTTATCATCATTATATTATTAAACATTGCAGCTAGAATTATTATAACCTGTTTGTCTGTGGCctttgtttaaataataaatgaacacGCCAGCATTCTCAGTTGGTTCAGGGATCCGAGTTGAGTTCTTCAGACGAACTGTTGAGGCTTTTCTTCCCGTCCGTAATCTGAGCTTCTTCTGGCTGGGAaccaaatgtcttttctttgtgGATTTAGTCACGTTTAGTTGAAGCAAATGGGCCATTAAATGGAAGCTAAGTGCTAAGTGTTTGAGCCCAGAAGCCAGAATTACCCCCTTAGTATATATACTTAGTTGACGTATACTAACCCTACCTGATGGGCACGACTCTCGCCCCGGCCCCCTCCAGGTACTTGACGTAGGACGCGGCGATGTAGGACGAGCCGCGAGCAAACTGGTCTCCTGGAAGGTTTTCCTGCGCCAGCACACCTAGAGGGACGGAGACATCAAACAACTCACACCTTCTTCTCACATGGAGGAAGTACAACAGAGGCCTTCACCGACGACATCTTGGAGAAGCACAAAGAGACATAAAATGTCCCTTGAGAGACCAAAATACCACAAAGACACAGGCAAACATGtcaaatgtctctctctctacttgGGCTTGGTCCTTcccgtcctcctgcttcttTCAGTGAGTAAACTGCCATTTGTAGGGTTGATTGGCCTTCTGATGACTTTGGAAAACAGGTCTTTGGacagaattcattcattcacagggTCAGGGACAGTCACGGGTCACCTGATGGGACCCGGCGGACAAACAGGGGGACGTGACAACGTGCACAACGAGATGGGTAACAAAGAGAGACACAACACATCCACACAACTGCCTGTCTGGCGTGTAATCACATTGAATGTTGGTATTAATaccacatttgtttgtttgttcgattttgtaaatatttttacatCATCATAACCtgaccacacgcacacgcacacgtgtacACACGCTCTATgtcaacacgcacacacctttcCTCGAACGTTCTATGATTACATAACAGCTGTTAACATGatgtctctctgcctctgcctgtctgtacggacacacacacacgcgtcctGTCCACGGGGGGTCTTACCTATGACCGGTCGGTGGTTGAGCAGCTGGATTCTGGCCGCCGCGCACAGATGCGCCGCGCACAGCGCCGCGCACAGCGCCGCGGTCGGCCGACACATCTGGAACAGCGGAGAGGAGCAGCGCGCGCTGGAAGCTTCGCGGTGTCTGTGGATGAGGACGGAGGGCGGAGACGATCCTCCCGGCAATGTTCGGCTCCTCTGGAGTCACTGGTGGGACTCCCctccggccccgagactcttcCTCCTGCGCTGTGCTCCTTGAAATAGATCcgcccaccccctccccccccctcctcctcctcctcctccctaccctcctcctcctcccccccctccacacagacTCATACACGTTGTGCAACTCAGGtagaatttgtatttgtttattatttaatttcatcacGGCAGGTTGAatgaggtgggtgggggggaggtaTTTGAAATCGTATTAATACAATGTTATTGATACAATGTCATTGATACAATGTAATTAATACAATGTCATTAATAGGGGCTGGCCCCGCCCACACGAAACACATCAGGCACCGCGGCTGAAACTGCTGAGTCACATGCGCACTTAAAAGGGGGTTTGCATGACTCTGCGAAAATTGCTGAACTTCTCCTTACTAAGAGAAAGTATCTATGACGTTATGTATAATCCGTTGGATTaatgtgtatttgcagtgtatCTCATATATTGTTTTCCATAGATATAGATCTGCTGATGTTTGTATTTACTGTTACTGACGCTCAAACAAGAAGAACAGGAAGTGTCATTATCGTCTCCTTTTCACCTCTTTACTCTTGTGGGATCTTTGACATCCTCACTCTCTACATAGAAGTTTGACCTATTTTGTTATTAAGTGGATCCATTAGGAGTCATCACAGCCTTTTTcagttaaaatataattttacaaCATTGGTAAATAGACAGATGGATAtattgatagatagatggatgtatTGATAGATAGAGGGACAGATATATCGGTAAATTGATGGATGTATTGATAGATAGAGGGACAGATATATTGGTAAATTGATGGC
The Gasterosteus aculeatus chromosome 17, fGasAcu3.hap1.1, whole genome shotgun sequence DNA segment above includes these coding regions:
- the LOC120834571 gene encoding gamma-glutamyl hydrolase, whose translation is MCRPTAALCAALCAAHLCAAARIQLLNHRPVIGVLAQENLPGDQFARGSSYIAASYVKYLEGAGARVVPIRINRTEEEYANIFNSINGLLLPGGDVDLQKSQFSRAARIFYRLALKANDGGDHFPIWGTCQGFQQLSVITAHKNLLTLTDTKAVALPLTLTPAALSSRVFRGFPKDLLQSLIEKNITSNFHSWSLSVQNFSRNAKLKRFYKVLSTNSDGKKEFISTMEAYRYPFYAVQWHPEKSSFEWIDKPGMIHSTAAVAVCFYTASFFVSEAMKNQHHFSTAAEEERALIYNFSPVYRGADAIFVQNYYFD